From the Candidatus Peribacteria bacterium genome, one window contains:
- a CDS encoding SDR family NAD(P)-dependent oxidoreductase codes for MKILVTGAAGFIGFHTIMKLLDRGDEIVGLDNMNAYYDPTLKEKRLEMLKQRDGFTFIKGDILDRKTVADAMKGVDRVLHLAALAGVRYAFDHPDEYIDINITGFFHILDEVRKQNIPGLIYASSSSVYGGNGKLPAAEDDRTDDQLSLYGQNKKDNELMAHTYHRLYGTKSTGLRFFTVYGPWGRPDMALFLFTDALLKDRPLQIFGEGKMQRDFTYVEDIANGIIASIDKNYDDEIFNLGCGRKEELMEYIRMVEVTCGKEAKKDYLPMQPGDVRASLADISKAQKMLGFEPQTQIKDGVPRFVNWYREYYGI; via the coding sequence ATGAAGATTCTCGTGACAGGCGCCGCCGGCTTTATTGGCTTCCACACAATCATGAAACTGCTTGATCGCGGTGATGAAATTGTGGGACTCGATAACATGAACGCGTATTACGATCCGACCTTGAAAGAGAAGCGTCTGGAGATGCTCAAACAGCGCGACGGATTCACGTTTATCAAAGGTGATATTCTCGATAGAAAAACGGTGGCGGATGCCATGAAAGGCGTTGATCGCGTACTGCACCTCGCAGCGCTTGCGGGTGTCCGCTATGCGTTCGATCATCCGGATGAATACATTGATATCAACATCACCGGGTTCTTCCACATTCTGGATGAAGTACGAAAGCAGAACATTCCGGGACTGATTTATGCATCTTCCAGTTCCGTCTACGGCGGCAACGGCAAACTGCCCGCCGCGGAAGATGACCGCACAGATGATCAGCTCTCGCTCTACGGTCAGAACAAGAAAGATAACGAGCTGATGGCGCACACCTACCACAGACTGTACGGAACAAAATCGACAGGCCTCCGCTTCTTCACGGTCTACGGTCCGTGGGGTCGTCCGGATATGGCACTCTTCCTGTTCACCGATGCGCTTCTGAAAGACAGGCCACTCCAGATTTTCGGGGAAGGCAAAATGCAGCGCGACTTCACGTACGTGGAAGACATAGCCAATGGCATCATTGCATCCATTGATAAGAACTACGATGACGAGATCTTCAACCTCGGCTGCGGCCGCAAAGAAGAACTGATGGAATACATCCGCATGGTGGAAGTGACCTGTGGCAAAGAAGCTAAAAAAGACTATCTCCCTATGCAGCCGGGTGACGTGCGCGCCAGTCTGGCAGATATCAGCAAAGCGCAGAAAATGCTCGGATTTGAGCCGCAAACCCAGATTAAAGACGGCGTGCCCCGGTTTGTGAACTGGTATAGGGAATACTACGGAATATAG
- a CDS encoding UDP-glucose/GDP-mannose dehydrogenase family protein has translation MTIAVIGTGYVGLVSAACFAELGHTVYGIDIDAAKVAMLRDGKSPIYEPGLEELIKQGLANGRLIFETDITLALPHAEVVFSAVATPPGEGFKADLRAVFAVAETIAQKVDHPIVFVNKSTVPVGTGELCEEKINAILKERGITWSIPVVSNPEFLREGMAVPDTMMPERIVVGINGDTRAKELMEELYRPITRANKPIIFMKRESAEIVKYASNAFLATKISFINMLTELTEKTGGNIRDVATGMGLDSRIGPRFLHAGIGYGGSCFPKDVKALLATGKEYGIPMPIVEATDAVNQHQRERFIAKIVSMLPAQSKVAIWGLSFKPKTDDMREAPSIDVINALISAGHTVSAFDPVATERAKPLLPFITHYADTSMDAVMEADALVVLTEWDEFRGTDLKLTKEHMKGNLLFDGRNIYEPREVTEAGFIYHGIGL, from the coding sequence ATGACCATCGCGGTAATTGGCACCGGCTACGTAGGACTCGTGTCTGCGGCATGCTTCGCAGAACTCGGACACACGGTGTATGGCATTGATATTGATGCCGCCAAAGTTGCAATGCTGCGCGACGGCAAAAGCCCGATCTACGAACCCGGACTGGAAGAACTCATCAAGCAGGGCCTCGCAAACGGACGCCTGATATTTGAAACAGATATCACACTCGCACTCCCACATGCAGAAGTGGTGTTCTCCGCAGTGGCCACTCCCCCGGGCGAAGGATTCAAAGCGGACCTGCGTGCGGTCTTTGCTGTTGCAGAAACAATCGCGCAGAAAGTGGATCACCCGATTGTGTTTGTGAATAAATCGACAGTACCGGTGGGGACCGGCGAGCTGTGTGAGGAGAAGATCAATGCAATCCTGAAAGAGCGCGGTATTACCTGGAGTATTCCTGTTGTGAGCAATCCTGAATTTTTACGTGAGGGAATGGCGGTGCCGGATACGATGATGCCTGAACGCATTGTCGTGGGAATCAATGGTGATACGCGCGCAAAAGAACTGATGGAAGAGCTGTATCGCCCCATCACCAGAGCCAATAAGCCGATCATTTTCATGAAGAGAGAGAGCGCGGAAATTGTGAAGTACGCAAGCAACGCCTTCCTCGCAACGAAGATCAGCTTCATCAATATGCTCACGGAGCTGACGGAAAAAACCGGCGGCAATATCCGCGATGTCGCAACGGGCATGGGCCTCGACAGCCGCATTGGTCCACGCTTTTTGCATGCGGGTATCGGCTACGGCGGCAGCTGCTTTCCGAAAGATGTAAAAGCACTGCTCGCCACCGGAAAAGAGTACGGCATCCCGATGCCGATTGTGGAAGCGACCGATGCCGTGAACCAGCATCAGCGCGAACGCTTCATTGCAAAGATTGTGTCGATGCTCCCGGCGCAGTCGAAAGTCGCCATCTGGGGACTCAGTTTCAAACCGAAGACCGACGACATGCGCGAAGCGCCGAGTATTGATGTCATCAATGCACTCATCAGCGCCGGACATACGGTAAGCGCTTTTGATCCCGTTGCCACCGAGCGCGCCAAGCCGCTGCTGCCATTCATTACCCACTACGCCGATACCTCGATGGATGCGGTCATGGAAGCTGACGCACTCGTGGTTTTGACCGAGTGGGACGAATTCCGCGGCACAGACCTGAAGCTCACCAAAGAACACATGAAGGGCAATCTCCTGTTTGACGGTCGCAATATTTATGAACCACGCGAGGTCACAGAGGCCGGGTTCATCTACCATGGAATTGGCCTTTAA
- a CDS encoding GtrA family protein has translation MIKALFRRHASQLWKFMIAGGSGAIIDFSLLNLLSVGAGLDPRFANIFSTLISSLAVFLINKFFAFRHRQGNAGKQAMRFAMAYALAYFLNVAFTALFITIGVYLLPQVALPIISNLSKAAAIGAVMFWNYFLLHSFVFRQKKNNMPEVVTAGV, from the coding sequence ATGATCAAAGCACTTTTCCGCAGGCATGCATCCCAGCTCTGGAAATTCATGATTGCCGGCGGCAGCGGTGCGATTATCGACTTTTCGCTTCTCAACCTTCTGAGTGTGGGTGCAGGGCTGGATCCGCGCTTTGCAAACATCTTCTCGACACTGATTTCCAGTTTGGCAGTCTTTCTCATCAATAAATTCTTCGCGTTCCGTCACCGCCAGGGGAATGCCGGCAAGCAGGCGATGCGCTTTGCAATGGCGTATGCTCTCGCGTATTTCCTGAACGTCGCCTTCACGGCGCTCTTCATCACCATCGGTGTGTATCTCCTGCCACAGGTCGCTTTGCCCATTATCTCGAACCTTTCCAAAGCTGCAGCCATTGGTGCGGTGATGTTCTGGAACTACTTCCTACTGCATTCGTTTGTGTTCCGGCAGAAGAAAAACAATATGCCGGAGGTTGTCACTGCCGGCGTCTAA
- a CDS encoding nucleotide sugar dehydrogenase → MSEAPISICVVGLGYVGLPLAHAFAKKGYDVCGFDISSRRIEELKNGHDRTLELSEHQLKEVSIRFSDDPSIIKMANVVIMALPTPVDDDNNPDMTILLDATKTVGQNLQKGAIVVYESTVYPGVTEDLCAPILEKESGLVWREGFHLGYSPERINPGDKTHTVETIIKIVSGDDEQTLDTVADLYGSVVRAGIHRAPSIKVAEMAKAIENAQRDLNIAYVNEIAMMSVKLGIKSGDVFAAAGTKWNFLPFRPGLVGGHCIGVDPYYLVEKAKQMGMTTHVISAGRMINDGMSKFVADQVLQALTTPPSKARVLVLGLTFKEDVPDTRNSKVHDVIKSLEAEGVTVEAHDPFLTEAEIMHMKHTPGSLEKGPYDAILMLVSHAAYRSLPLQTMIDATKESGIIYDLKSSLDSQAIADAGRIYLSL, encoded by the coding sequence ATGTCAGAAGCACCTATCAGTATCTGCGTTGTCGGTCTCGGCTATGTCGGCCTGCCACTGGCGCATGCCTTTGCAAAAAAAGGATATGACGTCTGCGGGTTCGATATCAGCAGCCGTCGTATTGAGGAACTGAAAAACGGACATGACCGCACACTCGAACTGAGCGAGCACCAGCTGAAAGAAGTGAGTATCCGATTTAGCGATGATCCAAGCATTATTAAAATGGCGAACGTGGTGATTATGGCGCTGCCGACTCCTGTGGACGATGACAACAATCCGGACATGACCATTCTGCTCGATGCAACCAAAACTGTCGGACAGAATCTGCAGAAAGGCGCGATTGTCGTGTACGAATCCACCGTGTATCCGGGTGTAACAGAGGATTTGTGTGCGCCTATTCTTGAAAAAGAATCCGGACTTGTCTGGCGTGAAGGGTTTCATCTGGGCTACTCCCCCGAACGCATCAACCCGGGTGACAAAACCCATACAGTCGAAACCATCATCAAAATTGTCTCCGGTGATGACGAGCAGACCCTGGATACCGTTGCGGATCTCTATGGATCTGTCGTAAGAGCAGGCATCCACCGTGCTCCGAGCATCAAGGTGGCAGAAATGGCGAAGGCAATCGAAAATGCCCAGCGCGATCTGAATATCGCGTACGTCAACGAAATCGCGATGATGAGCGTGAAACTCGGGATCAAGTCCGGTGATGTCTTTGCCGCTGCCGGCACCAAATGGAACTTCCTTCCCTTTCGCCCGGGCCTCGTCGGCGGACACTGTATTGGAGTGGACCCGTATTACCTGGTGGAAAAAGCAAAACAAATGGGCATGACCACGCACGTCATCAGTGCAGGACGCATGATCAATGACGGCATGAGCAAGTTCGTGGCGGATCAGGTGCTGCAGGCACTGACCACTCCTCCAAGCAAAGCGCGCGTTCTGGTCCTTGGACTCACCTTCAAGGAAGACGTGCCCGACACCAGAAACAGCAAAGTGCATGACGTTATCAAGTCACTGGAAGCAGAAGGAGTGACCGTCGAAGCACACGATCCGTTTCTGACCGAGGCAGAGATCATGCACATGAAGCACACACCGGGTTCTCTGGAAAAAGGTCCGTACGATGCCATCCTGATGCTCGTGTCGCACGCCGCCTACCGCTCACTGCCTCTTCAGACAATGATTGATGCCACGAAGGAAAGCGGCATTATCTACGATCTGAAATCCTCTCTGGATAGCCAGGCAATTGCCGACGCCGGCCGCATCTATCTGTCACTCTAA
- a CDS encoding NAD(P)-dependent oxidoreductase — protein sequence MTKSWAGRTALVTGGTGFIGSFLVEYLLDHGVKVRVPLRAENYRALSSRRAEVEWIEGDLRDPAYCTTLVRGVDDIFHLAASRRNTEYHQKRPSDVINDNVRMTLALLEAMKECESSASVTFFSTANVPPAIDPIAIAQSGSIDGYVLGKALCCTLWLTAARQRKFPLLILRPVGVYGPRDTFNEDANLIPALMVQTRDSKDKLEVWGDGTQERAFLYVGDLVRAVMTLIDAGAQGVQYITTNQVVTVRQLAEQIRDLVRPGLPIAFEPAKNVENRTIPMLPMHPVLQSMDWVPLSEGLALTYKAWNGLPA from the coding sequence ATGACCAAGTCTTGGGCGGGACGCACTGCTCTTGTCACCGGCGGTACGGGATTTATTGGAAGCTTCCTTGTTGAATATCTGCTCGACCACGGAGTGAAAGTCCGTGTGCCGTTGCGTGCTGAAAATTACCGTGCGCTGTCGTCACGCAGAGCGGAAGTGGAGTGGATTGAGGGTGACCTGCGTGATCCTGCATATTGTACAACTCTCGTCCGTGGCGTTGACGATATCTTCCATCTTGCGGCCAGCCGTCGGAATACCGAGTATCACCAGAAGCGCCCGAGCGATGTCATTAACGATAACGTTCGTATGACGCTTGCGCTGCTTGAAGCCATGAAAGAATGTGAGTCTTCGGCATCAGTTACGTTCTTCAGCACCGCAAACGTGCCACCTGCCATTGATCCTATCGCCATTGCGCAGTCAGGCAGTATTGACGGTTATGTTCTGGGCAAAGCGCTGTGCTGCACCCTGTGGCTGACTGCTGCACGGCAGCGCAAATTTCCGCTTCTCATTCTCCGACCGGTCGGCGTCTATGGTCCGCGCGATACGTTTAACGAAGATGCCAACCTGATCCCGGCTCTCATGGTCCAGACCAGAGACAGCAAAGACAAGCTGGAAGTGTGGGGCGACGGTACACAGGAGCGCGCGTTCCTCTATGTGGGTGATCTTGTCCGCGCCGTCATGACACTCATTGATGCCGGTGCACAAGGCGTTCAGTACATCACGACCAATCAGGTGGTGACCGTCCGTCAGCTTGCCGAGCAGATTCGCGATCTCGTCCGACCGGGACTCCCTATTGCATTTGAACCTGCAAAAAATGTAGAAAACCGCACAATCCCGATGCTCCCGATGCATCCTGTGTTACAGTCGATGGACTGGGTTCCTCTGTCTGAGGGGCTTGCCCTTACCTACAAAGCCTGGAACGGCTTACCCGCATGA
- the rpmI gene encoding 50S ribosomal protein L35 → MPKMKSHSGAKKRVRRTGSGALAMKRHGRSHLLQQKSKRQKRLNRTIMVHPTNVPALKGLLPNI, encoded by the coding sequence ATGCCAAAAATGAAGTCACACAGCGGCGCGAAGAAGAGAGTCCGTAGGACTGGATCCGGTGCGCTTGCCATGAAACGCCACGGTCGCAGCCACCTTCTCCAGCAGAAGAGCAAGCGCCAGAAGCGTTTGAACCGTACTATTATGGTCCACCCGACCAACGTGCCCGCTCTGAAGGGTCTCCTCCCGAACATCTAA
- a CDS encoding NAD(P)/FAD-dependent oxidoreductase, translating into MPKIAIIAGAGPAGLTAAYELLNRTDINVIVCEATDAIGGIAQTYNYKGNRIDIGGHRFFSKEKRVMDWWFNILPLQGAPSADTIEKGHEIDYISEAVVEYLCTHQKKTIPAPDPEKEDQVMLQRPRLSRIFYRKHFFPYPIGITLLVARRLGLWNTFLIGMSYIKRQVFPIKNETYLDAFYKNRFGDRLYKTFFEAYTEKVWGVPCSQIRADWGAQRVKGLSLKRAIAHAIKDLLSSDFKKKQEERETSLITRFFYPKFGPGQMWETVTEQIRGCGAEVRMQTRVVGVRHEDGKVVSVTLEDAKTGKTEEIHCDYFFSTMPIKHLIGMMRPRPPASVVEVAEGLSYRDFLTVGLLLNKLHVQEGKEKPAADVPDNWIYIQEGGVRVGRVQIFNNWSPYMVADRKNHIWIGLEYFVNEGGDLWIKPDQEMIDLGISEMEKIGFLKKEDVVDACVLRMPKAYPAYIGSYTQLHVVREYVATMPNFFLIGRNGMHRYNNQDHSMLTAMMAVDNIIAGKTDHSNLWEVNLDMVYHEEKKSQE; encoded by the coding sequence ATGCCAAAAATCGCGATCATCGCCGGCGCAGGTCCCGCAGGTTTAACCGCCGCGTACGAACTGCTGAACCGCACAGACATCAACGTGATTGTGTGCGAGGCGACCGATGCCATCGGCGGGATCGCCCAGACCTATAATTACAAAGGAAACCGCATCGACATCGGCGGACACCGGTTCTTCAGCAAGGAAAAACGTGTCATGGACTGGTGGTTCAATATCCTGCCGCTCCAGGGCGCACCGTCTGCCGACACGATCGAAAAAGGACATGAGATCGACTACATCTCGGAGGCGGTTGTGGAATATCTGTGCACTCATCAGAAGAAAACCATTCCCGCGCCAGATCCGGAAAAAGAGGATCAGGTGATGCTCCAGCGTCCGCGCCTGAGCCGCATTTTCTACCGCAAGCATTTCTTTCCGTATCCCATTGGCATCACGCTGCTTGTAGCCCGTCGCCTGGGGCTCTGGAATACCTTTCTGATCGGGATGAGTTATATCAAACGGCAGGTGTTTCCCATCAAAAATGAAACGTACTTGGATGCGTTTTATAAGAATCGCTTTGGCGATCGTCTGTATAAAACATTCTTTGAGGCCTATACAGAAAAAGTCTGGGGCGTGCCCTGCAGCCAGATCCGTGCCGACTGGGGAGCGCAGCGCGTGAAGGGGTTAAGTCTGAAACGAGCCATTGCTCATGCGATCAAAGATTTGCTTTCCAGTGATTTCAAGAAAAAGCAGGAGGAGCGCGAGACCAGTCTTATCACCCGTTTTTTCTATCCGAAGTTCGGCCCCGGACAGATGTGGGAGACGGTGACGGAACAGATCAGGGGCTGCGGAGCCGAGGTGCGGATGCAGACCCGCGTGGTTGGCGTGCGGCATGAAGACGGGAAGGTGGTATCTGTGACGCTGGAAGATGCCAAGACCGGAAAAACCGAGGAGATCCATTGTGACTATTTCTTCTCCACCATGCCCATCAAGCACCTGATCGGCATGATGCGTCCGCGTCCGCCTGCATCGGTTGTAGAAGTGGCAGAGGGTCTCAGCTATCGTGATTTCCTCACTGTCGGATTACTTCTGAATAAGCTGCATGTGCAGGAAGGAAAAGAAAAACCGGCTGCCGATGTTCCCGATAACTGGATCTATATTCAGGAAGGCGGAGTTCGTGTCGGGCGCGTACAGATTTTCAATAACTGGAGTCCGTACATGGTCGCAGACCGCAAGAATCATATCTGGATCGGCCTTGAGTATTTTGTGAACGAAGGCGGGGATCTGTGGATCAAGCCGGACCAGGAGATGATCGACCTGGGGATTTCTGAAATGGAGAAGATCGGATTCCTCAAAAAAGAAGACGTGGTCGATGCCTGCGTGCTCCGCATGCCGAAAGCCTATCCGGCCTACATTGGCAGTTACACCCAGCTCCATGTCGTCCGTGAGTATGTGGCAACCATGCCGAACTTCTTCCTTATCGGCCGCAATGGCATGCACCGTTACAACAACCAGGATCACAGTATGCTGACTGCCATGATGGCGGTGGATAACATTATTGCCGGCAAAACCGATCACTCAAACCTGTGGGAGGTGAATCTGGATATGGTTTACCATGAGGAGAAGAAATCTCAGGAATAA
- a CDS encoding NAD-dependent epimerase/dehydratase family protein, with product MKILVTGSSGTIGTRLCEKLLAAGHTVVGADWEPCQWKEEVEALRIDIDLRHAEEFGKLPTDVELIIHLAANARVYELVEHPERAMDNFQDTFNVLEFARKNGIKKLMFASSRETYGNIHLPEGQKYSEDKAHFMTCESPYTASKIGGEALFEAYKRCYKMETIIWRFSNVYGMYDNSVRVVPLYFRQAKNNEPMKVFGRDKCLDFTYIDDCVGGIMLGIEKWETAKNDTYNLAYGQGTTILHLAERMKELLGSTSTLDIGEARTGEVTHYIADITKAQTKLGYNPQTPFDRGIEKAVEWYKANT from the coding sequence ATGAAGATTCTCGTAACCGGCTCCTCCGGCACCATCGGCACCCGTCTTTGTGAGAAACTCCTTGCAGCAGGTCATACTGTTGTAGGAGCAGATTGGGAACCCTGTCAGTGGAAAGAAGAAGTAGAAGCACTGCGTATTGATATTGATCTGCGGCATGCGGAGGAATTCGGGAAGCTCCCGACGGATGTGGAGCTCATCATTCATCTGGCGGCCAATGCACGCGTCTACGAACTTGTGGAACACCCGGAGCGCGCGATGGATAACTTCCAGGATACCTTCAACGTCCTCGAATTCGCCCGCAAGAACGGCATCAAAAAACTGATGTTCGCATCATCGCGCGAGACCTACGGCAATATTCACCTGCCGGAAGGACAGAAATACTCAGAAGACAAAGCACACTTCATGACCTGCGAAAGCCCCTATACCGCAAGCAAAATCGGCGGTGAGGCATTATTTGAAGCCTACAAGCGCTGCTACAAAATGGAGACCATCATCTGGAGATTTTCGAATGTCTACGGCATGTACGACAACTCCGTCCGCGTCGTCCCTCTCTACTTCCGCCAGGCCAAGAACAACGAACCGATGAAAGTCTTCGGCCGCGACAAGTGTCTGGACTTCACGTACATCGACGACTGTGTGGGCGGCATTATGCTCGGCATTGAAAAGTGGGAGACCGCCAAGAACGACACCTACAACCTCGCATACGGTCAGGGCACCACCATTCTGCACCTCGCGGAGCGCATGAAGGAACTGCTCGGAAGCACCTCCACACTCGACATTGGTGAAGCCAGAACGGGCGAAGTAACACACTATATTGCGGATATCACAAAGGCCCAGACAAAACTGGGATACAATCCGCAGACGCCGTTTGATAGAGGGATTGAAAAAGCGGTGGAGTGGTATAAGGCCAACACCTGA
- a CDS encoding polyprenol monophosphomannose synthase, which translates to MLSLILPTFNESKNLPELMAVLKGVLQMPHEIIVVDDNSPDETWRVAEELKTQYPTIRVLRRIGRRGLSSAVTEGFAMAHGDVLMVMDADLQHDPNLIVKLYDAVQNGAAIAVASRYIEGGSVGDWVTGRRLLSKTATWLASSLPPVHSSDPMSGFFALNRASYNLIAPHLRPTGFKILLEVLSCLPAGSTIAEVPLHFAFRKHGESKLNMWVEMQFVLQLLRIAAKRVWQILMRRVWIFFLLVACVLLLTFLPHVWRLRLLYTDAAVRSSVQKTMQAAADTHGWLLSDLIVDEVFPDRVRVLHRTVNRGTDTSECMDLSYNTSSPVPCAD; encoded by the coding sequence ATGCTTTCCCTCATTCTCCCCACCTTCAACGAATCCAAAAACCTGCCTGAATTGATGGCGGTGCTGAAGGGCGTGCTCCAGATGCCGCATGAGATTATTGTCGTGGATGACAACTCGCCGGACGAAACATGGAGAGTGGCGGAGGAGCTCAAAACGCAGTATCCGACTATCCGCGTGCTTCGCCGCATCGGGCGCAGAGGGCTCTCGTCTGCAGTAACAGAAGGATTCGCGATGGCGCATGGGGACGTGCTGATGGTGATGGATGCCGATTTGCAGCATGATCCCAACCTGATTGTAAAACTCTACGACGCCGTCCAGAACGGTGCCGCGATTGCGGTTGCGTCCCGGTACATTGAAGGCGGTAGCGTGGGGGACTGGGTGACGGGCCGCCGGCTTCTTAGCAAGACTGCAACCTGGCTCGCATCATCTTTGCCGCCTGTGCATTCGTCCGATCCGATGAGCGGATTTTTCGCACTCAACCGTGCATCGTACAATCTGATTGCACCGCACCTCCGGCCGACCGGCTTCAAAATCCTGCTGGAAGTGCTGTCGTGTCTGCCTGCGGGCAGCACTATCGCTGAGGTTCCCCTCCACTTTGCCTTCCGCAAACACGGTGAGAGCAAATTGAACATGTGGGTGGAGATGCAGTTTGTGCTCCAGCTCCTGAGAATCGCTGCCAAGCGTGTGTGGCAGATACTGATGCGTCGCGTGTGGATCTTTTTCCTGCTTGTTGCCTGTGTGCTCCTTCTCACATTTTTGCCACATGTCTGGCGTCTGCGCTTGCTCTATACCGATGCTGCTGTCCGGTCATCGGTTCAAAAAACCATGCAGGCTGCTGCCGATACACACGGTTGGCTACTCTCAGATCTGATTGTCGATGAAGTCTTTCCGGATCGCGTCCGTGTCCTGCATCGCACAGTGAATCGCGGGACGGACACGTCTGAATGTATGGATCTTTCCTACAACACTTCGTCTCCCGTGCCATGCGCCGATTGA
- the infC gene encoding translation initiation factor IF-3 yields MNEQITSPQVMLISDEGETETVTIAEALERAKTAEMDLIEVSPKAVPPVVKIGDFGHYLYQIQKKEKKQKANSKQSETKMLRFGFRTEKHDLDRLVDQAKDFLAERHMVKFSVRLRGRELTNKDYAITKLKGLMADLAEYAEVEQEIKPQGNQFIAVMRPKAK; encoded by the coding sequence ATGAATGAACAGATCACCAGCCCCCAGGTTATGCTTATCAGCGACGAAGGGGAAACGGAGACAGTCACGATTGCCGAGGCCCTGGAGCGTGCCAAGACTGCCGAGATGGATTTGATTGAAGTATCGCCAAAAGCAGTACCACCAGTCGTGAAGATTGGGGATTTTGGTCATTATCTGTACCAGATCCAGAAGAAGGAGAAGAAGCAGAAAGCCAACAGCAAGCAGTCGGAAACGAAAATGCTGCGCTTCGGATTCCGCACAGAAAAGCACGATCTCGATCGTTTGGTGGATCAGGCGAAGGATTTCCTCGCAGAACGCCACATGGTGAAGTTTTCCGTGCGTCTGCGTGGTCGTGAGCTCACCAATAAGGATTATGCTATTACAAAGCTTAAGGGGCTGATGGCAGATCTTGCCGAATACGCGGAAGTAGAGCAGGAGATTAAACCGCAGGGAAACCAGTTTATTGCAGTTATGCGGCCAAAAGCCAAATAA
- the prfB gene encoding peptide chain release factor 2, translating to MPAQIAELEAKSTASDIWDDQQKANELFAKLRGLKKQWDPVAALKSDVDGLVEMTQISSLDDLPALQTEYDKAIKEWAILEPMLYLSGEFDHNNCYITISGGAGGTEAQDWAGFLMRMYLRYCERMEWTTSIVDKTDGQEAGIKTVTIFVEGDPAYGYLKCEKGTHRLVRLSPFNAKSLRQTSFALVEVLPEITETNEIVINASDLRVDTYRSSGAGGQHVNKTDSAIRLTHLPTNIVVAVQTERSQIQNRERAMNLLKAKLLEKKRAEELEQKQELKGASQSASFGQQIRSYVLHPYQMVKDLRTDAETSNTQGVLDGDIQMFIDAELKRLAKQ from the coding sequence GTGCCTGCACAGATAGCCGAACTGGAAGCGAAATCAACCGCGTCCGATATTTGGGATGACCAGCAGAAAGCGAACGAGCTTTTTGCAAAACTCCGCGGACTCAAGAAGCAGTGGGACCCTGTGGCAGCTCTGAAGAGTGATGTTGATGGTTTGGTGGAGATGACGCAGATCAGTTCTCTGGATGACCTGCCGGCATTACAGACCGAATATGATAAGGCGATAAAAGAATGGGCGATCCTGGAACCGATGCTCTATCTCTCCGGTGAGTTCGATCACAACAACTGCTACATCACTATCAGCGGCGGAGCAGGAGGAACCGAGGCGCAGGACTGGGCGGGATTTCTGATGCGCATGTACCTGCGTTACTGCGAGCGCATGGAATGGACGACGTCGATTGTTGATAAAACAGATGGACAGGAAGCGGGCATCAAAACTGTCACGATTTTTGTGGAAGGCGATCCGGCATACGGATATCTGAAGTGCGAGAAGGGCACACACCGCCTCGTGCGCCTCTCCCCTTTCAACGCAAAAAGCCTGCGCCAGACAAGCTTCGCACTCGTCGAAGTGCTTCCGGAAATTACGGAGACAAATGAGATTGTTATCAATGCGAGCGATCTGCGCGTCGACACCTACCGCTCCAGCGGAGCCGGCGGTCAGCACGTGAACAAAACTGATAGCGCCATCCGCCTGACACATCTCCCGACAAATATTGTCGTAGCAGTTCAAACTGAGCGCAGCCAGATCCAGAACCGCGAGCGCGCGATGAACCTGCTCAAAGCAAAACTCCTCGAAAAAAAGCGCGCGGAAGAACTCGAGCAAAAACAGGAACTGAAAGGCGCATCACAGAGTGCATCATTCGGGCAGCAGATCCGCAGCTATGTTCTGCATCCGTACCAGATGGTGAAAGATCTGCGTACTGACGCCGAAACCAGTAACACACAAGGAGTACTTGATGGCGATATTCAGATGTTTATTGATGCAGAATTAAAGAGATTGGCTAAGCAGTAA
- the rplT gene encoding 50S ribosomal protein L20, protein MRVKRGIVRHRRHKKIRKLAKGYEAGRSGTFVKAKEAVIKAGQHAYMDRKKKKRNFRSLWIIRLNAAIRQTGSKYSVFIDQLNKKGVQLDRKVLSEMAIREPEAFQKIVEMVTAK, encoded by the coding sequence ATGCGTGTAAAACGTGGTATCGTCCGGCATCGCAGACACAAGAAAATCCGCAAGTTAGCAAAAGGCTACGAAGCGGGGCGCAGTGGCACGTTCGTGAAGGCGAAGGAAGCTGTTATTAAAGCAGGTCAGCACGCGTACATGGATCGCAAGAAGAAAAAGCGTAACTTCCGCTCCCTCTGGATTATCCGCCTCAACGCGGCTATTCGTCAGACAGGCAGCAAGTACTCTGTCTTTATTGATCAGCTCAACAAAAAGGGCGTTCAGCTCGACCGCAAGGTTCTTTCTGAAATGGCTATCCGCGAGCCGGAGGCGTTCCAGAAGATTGTGGAGATGGTGACTGCTAAATAA